In the Longimicrobiaceae bacterium genome, CTGTCGGTGGCGGCGGCGTCGGTGTTCGCGGTGTCGTCCTTCTTGGCGCAGGCGGCCATGGTGACGAACGCGGCGGCTGCGACGATCGCGAAGAAGCGGTTCTTCATCTGAGTGCTCTCCAGAGACTGGCGGTAGAACGGGGCCCGGGCCGATTGCCCGGGCCCCTGAGTTCACCTCGTAGCGATCCGCGCCCGGAGGCGCGGAGAACGACTACTGGTGGTTGGTCGAGTCGATCTTGGTGCCGGCGGCCGGAGCGGCCGGGGCGGTGGTCGCCGCGCCGGCAGCGGCGCCGGTGCTGTCGACCTTCTGGGTGTTCGTGTCGGTCGTGGTGGTGGTCGTCGTGGTCGTCATCATGGTGTCGGCCGTCGGGACGACCTGCACCGAGCTGTCGGCGGTCGTGGTGCTGCTGCTGCCGTCGCCGTTGGCGGCGTCGTCCTTCTTGCAGGCGCCCAGCGAGACCACGGCGGCGATCGCGACGATCGGGAGGATGCGGCTCTTCATCGGAGTGCTCCAGTTTGCTCGGAGTGAAGACCGGGCTCCCTCGCCCGATCGTTGCTGCTGGCCCCGCGCCACTCGCGGGACGGCCCCGCTAAAGGCAACGGGTGTGCCGGGTGAGGCAGCGGCGCGGCGGCATGGCGGAAAGTGCCGCCGCCGCTTACCTTTCCGGCATTCGCGAGCCCTTCCGGCGCAGTCCGCGGGGGCCGTCCGGAACGTTCGCGGGCGTTCAGTGAACAGTGCCCGCGTGTTCAGTGAACACCAAACGCACCATCGAACGAACACGCCGCGAGACCCCGCGGCACCTCCCCACAACCGCCGGACGGGGATGCGAGGACTGTCCCTCCGCACCAAGATCTTCATCCTGTTCGCGGGCGCCGCGCTGGTGATCGTGGTGCCCACGCTGCTGCTCATCGCCAACGCGGTGGAGCACGGCGTCTACCAGCGCGCCACCGACGACCTGAACCGCGCCGCCACCGGCCTGGCGACCAACTGGTCGCTGCGCGAGGACGCGCTGCTCAAGGACGCCAACCTGCGCGCCCTGCGGCCCGGCCTGTCCGCCGCGTGGCTGCGCGGCGACGAGCGGCGGGTGCGCGCCATCCTGACCGACCGGCGCGACCGCGACAAGCGCATCGGGGTGCTGGCGCTGGACAGCGCGGGGCGCTCACTGGTGGGCCCGCGGCTGGACAGCGCCGCCGTGGCACAGGCGCGCGGCTACGGCACCGTCGTCACGGCGCCGGAGGCCGGCGGGCCGCTGCGGATGGCGCTGGCGCCCGTGCTCACCGACAGCAGCCGGCGGCTGGGCGAGGTGGGCGTGGCAGTGCGGCTGGACTCGGCCGCGGTGGGCGACCTGAAGAAGGACCTGGCGGGCGGCACCGACCTGGCGCTGGTGGTGGGCGACTCGCTGATCGCCACCACCGTGCGCGACACGCTGGCCGTGGCGCTGCGCGGGGCGGACCTGCCGTCGCTGCTGCGCACGAGCCACATCACGCCGCGGAAGCTGGCGGGCCGGTCGTACCTCACCCTCGCCACGTCGCTGCCCACGCGGGGGATGCCGGTGGGCGTCGTCCTCTTCCGGCAGACGACCGACGAGCTGAACGTGGTGGCGGCGATCCGCGGATCGCTGGTGGGCATCGGGGTGGTGGCGCTGGTCTTCGCGCTGGTGCTGGCGGTGTTCATCGCCCGGATCGTCTCGCGGCCGGCGGCGGCGCTGGCCGAGGCGTCGGGGCGCCTGGCGAAGGGCGACTACGACGCGCCGCTGCCGCCCGCCTCGGGCGACGAGATCGGGCAGCTGGCGCGGGCCTTCGGCGAGATGCGGCTGGCCATCGCCGAGCGCGAGTCGCGGCTGCGGTCCGCGCAGGCGGAGATGATCCACCGCGAGAAGCTGGCGGCCATGGGCCGGCTGGTCGCGCAGCTCTCGCACGAGATCAACAACCCCATCTACAACATCCAGAACTGCCTGGAGGCGCTGGAGCGGCGCGGCGACCCGGGCGACCCGAACCGCGAGTTCCTCACGCTCGCGCAGGAGGAGCTGTCGCGCATGGCGGGGCTCACGCGCCAGCTGCTGGACCAGAGCCGTCCGCTCTCCGACGCGGCCACGGCGCTGGACCTGAACGAGATCGTGAACCGCGTGCTCACGCTGGCCTCGCCCGAGCTGCGCGCCCGCGGCATCCGCCTGGAGACGCACCTCGCGCGCGGGCTGCCGGCGGTGGTGGTGCACCCCGAGGCGATTCACCAGGTGCTCGCCAACCTGGTCGCCAACGCGGGCGACGCCATGGCCGAGGGCGACGTGCTGCGCATGGTCACCCGCGCCGACGACGACGCGGTGGAGGTGGTGGTGGAGGACACGGGCGCCGGCATCTCCGAGGAGCACCTGCCGCACATCTTCGAGGCGTTCTACACCACCAAGCCGGGGGTGCAGGGCATCGGCCTGGGCCTCTTCGTCTCCGACGGCATCATCCGCGGCCACCGCGGCCGGCTGTCGGTGGAGAGCCGCGCGGGCGAAGGAAGCCGCTTCACCATCCGCCTCCCGCGCGAGACGCTGGACGAAGCCCTCGGCACCGCCGACGAGCCGGAAGCCGAGCCCGCCGCGGTCGCCTGACGCGGCCGCTCCGCCGAAGCGTTCGGCCGAACGCTTCGGATGATGCGCATCCGCCGAGACGCATCTGTATCGAGCGATCGGCCAACGGCGGGTGAACGGTAGATGTCCATCGTCGCACCGTGCTCTGGCCGTCGGCGGATGCACATCTACCGAACGCGACGCGGTTGATGTGAAGCCGCGGATCGCCTCGGCGACGAGCGGAGCAGAATGATCGAGACAGAGACGATGCCGAGCCGTTAGTCCGCGAAGGCGGACTTTGCGCAGTCGTTGCCGCGGTTTCAACCGCCGCGCATCGCCCGAGAGCTTCCGGTAGACGCGAACATGCCCCGCCGTGCATCTCCCGAGCACGCGGGCACACACACAGAGCTGCGAGACTGATGGCCGAAGCGCCTGCGAAGATCCTGATCATCGACGACGACCGCGCCTTCCGCGTGGGCACCGGCGCCCTGCTGGCGGACGAGGGCTATGCCGTGGACGCCGCGCCCGGGGGCGACGCGGGGCTGGAGCGCCTGCGCGCCGACCGCTACGACATGGTGCTGCTGGACCTGAAGATGGAGGGCCGCACCGGCCTGTCGGTGCTGGAGGAGCTGCGCGGCGGCGGCAACGCGGTGCCCGTGCTGATGCTCACCGGCTTCGCCACGGTCGACAGCGCGGTGCAGGCCCTTAAGCTGGGCGCGGACGACTACATCACCAAGCCGTGCGACAACGCCGTGCTGCGCGGGAAGATCCGCGCAATCCTGGCCCGCCGCGAGCCGGTGCTGGGCCTGGGCGTATCACGCCTGGTCGCCACCGGCGGCAAGATGCGCGAGGTGCTGCGCTCCATCTCGCGGGTGGCGGCCACGGAGAG is a window encoding:
- a CDS encoding ATP-binding protein, with the translated sequence MRGLSLRTKIFILFAGAALVIVVPTLLLIANAVEHGVYQRATDDLNRAATGLATNWSLREDALLKDANLRALRPGLSAAWLRGDERRVRAILTDRRDRDKRIGVLALDSAGRSLVGPRLDSAAVAQARGYGTVVTAPEAGGPLRMALAPVLTDSSRRLGEVGVAVRLDSAAVGDLKKDLAGGTDLALVVGDSLIATTVRDTLAVALRGADLPSLLRTSHITPRKLAGRSYLTLATSLPTRGMPVGVVLFRQTTDELNVVAAIRGSLVGIGVVALVFALVLAVFIARIVSRPAAALAEASGRLAKGDYDAPLPPASGDEIGQLARAFGEMRLAIAERESRLRSAQAEMIHREKLAAMGRLVAQLSHEINNPIYNIQNCLEALERRGDPGDPNREFLTLAQEELSRMAGLTRQLLDQSRPLSDAATALDLNEIVNRVLTLASPELRARGIRLETHLARGLPAVVVHPEAIHQVLANLVANAGDAMAEGDVLRMVTRADDDAVEVVVEDTGAGISEEHLPHIFEAFYTTKPGVQGIGLGLFVSDGIIRGHRGRLSVESRAGEGSRFTIRLPRETLDEALGTADEPEAEPAAVA